One window from the genome of Pseudomonadota bacterium encodes:
- a CDS encoding calcium/sodium antiporter produces MVWLLLISGFLLLLFGGEILVKGSVALARRLKMPPLIIGIVLVGFGTSMPELVTCVAAALEGSPDIAVGNVVGSNIANILLVAGVGALLIPIVTPISEFKRDGTAVAASTLVFALAALFFGEVGRMIGAFFVLSLLGYVAFIYFSEKAKLKRVEKQHLVEELKEMETFMGRPMTMPLSGILAVGGITLTILGAKLLVTGAITLAQKAGISETVIGLTIVAIGTSLPELVTAIVAGLRNHGDVSLGNILGSNIYNILGILGITALVDPLTIPTEILRFDLWVMILATILLAVFALRKLNITRIEGGFLLATYAVYLYMLYIGQSGPAPGTM; encoded by the coding sequence ATGGTCTGGCTTTTGCTGATTTCCGGTTTCCTGTTGCTGCTGTTTGGCGGAGAAATTCTCGTCAAAGGATCGGTTGCTCTTGCCCGCCGCCTGAAAATGCCGCCGCTGATTATCGGAATCGTGCTGGTCGGATTCGGAACATCAATGCCCGAGCTTGTCACCTGCGTTGCCGCAGCGCTGGAAGGATCGCCCGATATTGCCGTCGGCAATGTCGTCGGCAGCAATATTGCCAATATCCTGCTGGTTGCCGGTGTCGGCGCCCTCCTGATACCGATTGTCACCCCGATTTCAGAATTCAAACGTGACGGTACAGCTGTCGCCGCATCCACATTGGTTTTCGCCCTTGCCGCCCTGTTTTTCGGAGAGGTCGGACGCATGATCGGCGCATTTTTTGTCCTGTCACTTCTCGGCTATGTCGCTTTTATCTATTTCAGCGAGAAAGCCAAGCTGAAACGCGTGGAAAAACAGCATCTTGTCGAAGAGCTGAAAGAAATGGAAACCTTTATGGGACGCCCGATGACCATGCCGCTCTCCGGCATACTGGCTGTCGGTGGCATTACTCTGACCATTCTGGGTGCAAAATTGCTGGTGACCGGTGCGATTACGCTCGCACAAAAAGCCGGAATTTCCGAAACCGTCATCGGCTTGACGATTGTTGCCATCGGTACCTCGCTGCCGGAACTGGTGACTGCTATTGTCGCAGGACTGCGCAATCACGGTGATGTATCGCTGGGGAATATTCTGGGCAGTAACATCTATAACATTCTCGGCATCCTCGGCATCACGGCTTTGGTTGACCCGCTGACCATTCCAACGGAAATTCTGCGCTTTGATTTATGGGTGATGATACTCGCGACAATCCTGCTCGCCGTTTTTGCGCTGCGCAAACTGAATATCACGCGGATTGAAGGCGGATTTTTATTAGCGACATATGCCGTCTATCTTTATATGCTGTATATCGGCCAATCGGGACCTGCGCCCGGAACAATGTAA
- the xth gene encoding exodeoxyribonuclease III produces the protein MRVLTWNINSVRLRINLLEKLVSEEMPDVVCLQETKTPDEFFPAEAIAGFGYKHLAFHGMKGYNGVAILSKFPLENIRTHARTGKEDCRHISANIMHPQFKTPVSIHNLYVPAGGDIPDAEANDKFRHKLDFVEELTEWFPSNENADAPVIALGDMNIAPLENDVWSHKQMLKIISHTPAETERFAEFYKSMNWTDAMRHFVPEEEKLYSWWSYRARDWAASDRGRRLDHVWVTEPLAEMLKSCKVLRDARGWERPSDHVPVIIDFKVKK, from the coding sequence ATGCGTGTTTTAACATGGAACATTAATTCGGTGCGTCTGCGCATCAACCTTCTCGAAAAACTTGTTTCCGAGGAGATGCCGGATGTCGTCTGTCTGCAGGAAACCAAAACGCCGGATGAATTCTTTCCGGCAGAGGCTATTGCAGGCTTTGGCTACAAGCATCTCGCCTTTCACGGCATGAAGGGCTATAATGGCGTGGCGATTCTGTCGAAATTCCCGCTGGAAAACATCCGTACCCATGCCCGTACCGGCAAGGAGGATTGCCGCCATATTTCCGCCAATATCATGCATCCGCAATTTAAAACACCTGTCAGCATTCATAATTTATATGTTCCGGCAGGCGGTGACATCCCCGATGCGGAGGCAAATGACAAATTCCGGCACAAACTCGATTTTGTCGAAGAGCTGACGGAATGGTTCCCCTCCAATGAAAATGCCGATGCGCCCGTCATCGCGCTGGGCGATATGAATATTGCGCCGCTGGAGAACGATGTCTGGTCTCATAAGCAGATGTTGAAAATCATCTCGCACACGCCCGCCGAAACAGAACGTTTTGCAGAATTTTACAAATCCATGAACTGGACGGATGCCATGCGGCATTTCGTACCGGAAGAGGAAAAGCTCTATTCATGGTGGAGCTACCGCGCCCGTGACTGGGCGGCCTCTGACCGCGGACGGCGGCTGGATCATGTCTGGGTTACGGAACCGCTGGCGGAGATGCTGAAAAGCTGTAAAGTCCTGCGCGATGCGCGCGGTTGGGAACGCCCCAGTGACCATGTGCCCGTTATCATAGATTTTAAGGTGAAAAAATGA
- a CDS encoding GMP reductase: MRIENDRKLDFDDVLIRPKRSRLETRAEVELKRTFRLPHAGFEMTGIPIIAANMDTVGTLPMAGVLAQHDMYTAIHKHYDLDDLKAADLSGDYHFMTFGLMEDLSHIQNVMDAVKDKGINKICLDVANGYTEIFVNFIKKVRAQHPDCVIMAGNVATADMTEALIIAGADIVKIGIGPGSVCETRSVTGVGIPQLSAIIECADAAHGLGGLICADGGCRTSGDVAKAFGAGADFVMLGGMLAGHTECLNEEQLQALAENNNMIEYYGMSSTEAMEKYSGGVAAHRASEGRVASIPFRGDVKNTILAILGGLRSSCTYVGAYKMKEMSKRTTFVIKHSK, translated from the coding sequence ATGAGAATCGAGAACGACCGTAAACTGGATTTTGACGATGTCCTGATCCGGCCCAAACGCAGCCGTCTTGAAACACGCGCAGAGGTCGAACTGAAACGCACCTTCCGCCTGCCCCATGCCGGGTTTGAAATGACGGGTATCCCGATTATTGCCGCCAATATGGATACGGTCGGCACATTACCGATGGCCGGCGTTCTGGCACAGCACGACATGTATACCGCCATTCACAAACATTATGATCTGGACGATCTGAAAGCCGCCGACCTGTCCGGTGATTACCATTTTATGACTTTCGGTCTGATGGAAGATTTAAGCCATATCCAAAACGTCATGGATGCCGTCAAAGATAAAGGCATCAATAAAATCTGTCTGGATGTTGCAAACGGCTATACCGAAATTTTCGTCAATTTCATTAAGAAAGTCCGCGCACAACATCCCGACTGCGTCATCATGGCGGGGAATGTCGCAACGGCGGATATGACCGAAGCCCTCATTATCGCCGGTGCCGATATCGTCAAAATCGGTATCGGCCCGGGATCCGTCTGTGAAACACGTTCGGTCACCGGTGTCGGTATTCCGCAGCTTTCCGCAATTATCGAATGTGCCGATGCCGCGCATGGATTGGGCGGTCTGATCTGCGCTGACGGCGGCTGCCGCACATCGGGTGATGTTGCCAAAGCCTTCGGCGCCGGTGCCGATTTCGTCATGCTGGGCGGTATGCTGGCCGGACACACCGAATGCCTGAATGAAGAACAACTGCAGGCGCTGGCCGAAAACAACAATATGATCGAATATTACGGGATGAGCAGCACCGAAGCGATGGAAAAATACAGCGGCGGTGTTGCCGCACACCGTGCCAGCGAAGGTCGTGTCGCCTCCATTCCCTTCCGCGGTGATGTCAAAAACACGATTTTGGCTATTCTGGGCGGCCTCAGATCATCCTGCACCTATGTCGGTGCCTATAAGATGAAAGAAATGTCGAAGCGTACAACCTTCGTCATCAAACATTCGAAATAA
- a CDS encoding ankyrin repeat domain-containing protein — MAKKKKTIFNLFSNANRRDDNGRTELYKAAKAGNVQKVKSCIKSGTDPDIPNFQGLTPLHQAAYWGEVEIVKELLAAGADPNADNGRGWTPLHSAALAAGLDRRAEVIKLLIDAGCDCKTPDNYGWSAEDYMRLWIEHDDKNLEKMRKVFQDESFLDKTQQPDMDKLGVKKDNKQPPSHAKSNDAANDDSDIADLLRRIEDRSAEKRKESGSAMKRPGKDESEIEDLLRRIDEKNPPASSGKSGAAKRNNPKP; from the coding sequence ATGGCAAAAAAGAAAAAAACAATATTCAACCTGTTCAGCAACGCCAACCGTCGCGATGACAATGGCCGGACGGAGCTTTATAAGGCCGCCAAAGCCGGGAATGTGCAGAAAGTCAAATCCTGCATTAAATCCGGTACTGATCCCGATATTCCGAATTTTCAAGGGCTGACCCCGCTGCACCAGGCCGCTTATTGGGGCGAGGTCGAAATCGTCAAAGAATTGCTGGCTGCAGGTGCTGACCCGAATGCCGATAACGGACGCGGATGGACGCCGCTGCACAGTGCGGCGCTGGCGGCAGGGCTGGATCGCCGTGCCGAGGTTATTAAATTATTGATTGATGCCGGATGTGATTGCAAAACGCCTGACAATTATGGCTGGTCTGCGGAAGATTACATGCGTCTGTGGATCGAGCATGATGATAAAAACCTCGAAAAAATGCGTAAGGTCTTTCAGGATGAAAGCTTCCTTGATAAGACGCAGCAGCCCGATATGGATAAGCTGGGCGTAAAAAAGGATAACAAACAGCCGCCATCACATGCGAAAAGTAATGATGCCGCCAATGACGATTCCGATATTGCGGATCTTCTGCGCCGGATTGAAGACAGAAGCGCTGAAAAACGCAAGGAAAGCGGCAGTGCCATGAAGCGCCCGGGCAAGGACGAGTCCGAAATTGAAGATCTGCTCCGCCGGATCGACGAGAAAAATCCGCCAGCGTCTTCCGGTAAATCCGGCGCGGCAAAGCGGAATAATCCGAAGCCTTAA